The Breoghania sp. genome has a segment encoding these proteins:
- a CDS encoding D-alanyl-D-alanine carboxypeptidase family protein, with amino-acid sequence MMRPTVLVGRALSVALALVLLASPVLAAPARLLFDVGRNKLITADSVDTLRQPASLTKLMTLYLTFEALRDGRLHWNDRITLSANAESMPPYKFAIGAGKTITVREAVNGMIVISANDAAVAMAEHLGGDVQTFARTMTATARRLGMTSTTFLNPTGLTDPKHLTTARDMATLALALMRDFPDQFPLFSQKYIVFRGMKLRGHNFVMNRVPAVDGMKTGYTSASGYSVVTSAKRGNTRLIGVIIGADSAEERDKTMAAMIEAHLPAPAPGTPPDLRLRDIKGHVPLPRPQPHRGEGTRR; translated from the coding sequence ATGATGCGCCCAACCGTTCTTGTCGGTCGAGCCTTGAGTGTTGCGCTCGCCCTTGTGCTTCTCGCCTCGCCCGTTCTCGCTGCCCCCGCCCGCCTGCTCTTCGATGTCGGCCGGAACAAGCTGATCACGGCGGACAGCGTCGATACGCTGCGCCAGCCCGCCTCCCTCACCAAGCTGATGACGCTCTACCTCACCTTCGAGGCGCTGCGCGACGGGCGGCTGCACTGGAACGACCGCATCACCTTGTCGGCCAATGCGGAAAGCATGCCGCCCTACAAATTCGCCATCGGGGCTGGCAAGACCATCACCGTGCGCGAAGCGGTGAATGGGATGATCGTGATCTCCGCCAATGATGCCGCGGTGGCGATGGCCGAGCATCTGGGCGGGGATGTTCAGACCTTTGCCAGGACAATGACCGCGACTGCGCGACGTCTGGGCATGACCAGCACGACTTTCCTCAATCCGACAGGCCTGACCGATCCGAAACACCTGACGACCGCGCGGGACATGGCGACGCTGGCACTGGCGCTGATGCGCGACTTTCCCGACCAGTTCCCCTTGTTTTCGCAGAAATACATCGTCTTTCGCGGCATGAAGCTGCGCGGGCACAACTTCGTCATGAACCGGGTGCCCGCCGTCGATGGAATGAAGACCGGCTATACCAGCGCTTCCGGTTACAGCGTGGTGACCTCCGCCAAGCGCGGCAACACGCGGCTTATCGGGGTCATCATCGGGGCGGACAGTGCCGAGGAGCGCGACAAGACCATGGCCGCGATGATCGAGGCGCACCTGCCCGCGCCCGCGCCCGGCACCCCGCCGGACCTGCGCCTGCGCGACATCAAGGGACATGTTCCGCTCCCCCGCCCGCAGCCTCACAGGGGCGAGGGCACCCGACGCTAG